A segment of the uncultured Desulfobulbus sp. genome:
GTGCATCTAGAAGCAGGAAGCCTTAGAGTAACTGATGCCTGGGCAAGGGTGAGCTTCGATGAACCGTACACCACTCCTGTAGTCATTGCCGGGGCGCCCAGTTTTGAAGAAAGCGATCCCTGTACAGTGCAACTGCGCAATATTACCACTGAAGGTTTTGATATTCGACTTGCCGAGTGGGAATACCTTGACGGGGAGCACACCGCAGAAACGGTTAATTACCTCGTTTTAGAGCAAGGAATCAATATCTTGGAAGACGGTTCAGTGATTAATGCGGGAGTGTTTCAAGGGAGTTCAGACTGGCAGGAGATCTCTTTTTTCTCTTCTTTTGAACAGCCTCCGCTGCTTCTAACCAGCATTGCCTCAATGCACGGAGGGCAACCGCTCATTGGCCGCAGTATTCCAGGGAAAACAAGCTTCGGTTATTTACTTCAAGCAGCTGAAAATAAACAAGGATCAAGCGAACTTGCGGAAACTGTGCACTATATTGCCTGGGAAGCTGGTGTAGGCGGCCAGGAAGCGATGCTCTATGAAGCTGTTCCAGATGCTCTGTTTGTAAATAACGACTGGCGGAGCGTTGACATGCAGAGGTTGTATATGCAGGTGCCCTATGTTTGGGCGGCAATGCAAAGTAAGGAAAATTTTGCCCCTGCAACAGTGAGAATTGGGGCAACTTCATGTTTCTCTTTCAAGGCTAAGATAGAGGAAGAGCAGTCTGCCGATAGTGAAATTAAGCATCCATACGAGCAGGTTGGATATTTGGCTATTGTGCCCAATGGACCTAAACAATTAGCGACATTTACCTGGGAATTTGATGCATCTGAAGAAGCTCTTATTACGGGGTTCCGTGTTCTTGCAGATGGAGAGGAAATTTGTGTCACGGCAGATACAAGTGCGCGGGCTATGAGTTGTACCATACTTAAGCCAACCCAGCAGACCGTGTTCACGATTGTTGCCGCGGGCAACGAGAATGAGGAGAGCAAAGAGTCAAATAGTTTAACCTATATCCCCTGAACACCTCCCAGGCCCTCTGGTGAGTGAGCTCTTTGGCGGGAACCGCTGCCGTACTCGGGAGCAAAACAAGAAAGGCCCAAGGAATCAACTTCCTTGGGCCTTTATATGTAATAGAGACAGGGTCTTGTTAGGACTGACTGTACTCTTTGCGGTACGATTCCGCTAACAGAGAGATGTAGTGCACGACATCCTGTTCACCGCCGCAGCGGTTTACATTGTCCAGAAGCTGCATCATGCAGGCAGGACAGCCGGTGGAAACGGTATCAGCTTCCGTTGATTTGATGTCCTCAGCCTTTTTCTGACCGATGATGGATGCAGTCTCGTAATGGGAGACAACATAGGAACCACCGCTACCACAGCAGGCATCCGGTGCCTTCATCTCTTTGAAGGTGAGGCCGGGAATAGACTTAATAATTTCCCGCGGCTCAACAAATACCTTCATGGACTTCTTGAGATGACAGGAGTCGTGGTAGGTCACGGTTTTCTCAATCCGGCCTTTGGGCTGACGCAGTTTGATAATCTTAGTCAGGAAGGTGGAGATATCACAGGTCTTGGCGGCCCATTCTTTTGCCTTGGGTCCGTAAACCGGATCAGCTGCCAGCAGCTCGACGTAGTCATGCTGCCAGGCTCCACCGCAGGAACCACAACCGGTGATCAGGTAATCACAGCCGGTGGCTTCCATGGTATCGA
Coding sequences within it:
- a CDS encoding PKD domain-containing protein, which encodes MDCSVSLTTNPTQFTLTALFSDGTESPHSSPFTFYQESGAEDENSPGGSVPASEPVASVSTSVALGICPLEVEFDGSGSSDPSGEELSEYLWDFGNQHSATGEGVTYVFEEPGTYTVTLTVTNLTGETASVTTPIVVVEAQQADPTTVSSPSTPADLPQSNELSFVSPIVPADEVHLEAGSLRVTDAWARVSFDEPYTTPVVIAGAPSFEESDPCTVQLRNITTEGFDIRLAEWEYLDGEHTAETVNYLVLEQGINILEDGSVINAGVFQGSSDWQEISFFSSFEQPPLLLTSIASMHGGQPLIGRSIPGKTSFGYLLQAAENKQGSSELAETVHYIAWEAGVGGQEAMLYEAVPDALFVNNDWRSVDMQRLYMQVPYVWAAMQSKENFAPATVRIGATSCFSFKAKIEEEQSADSEIKHPYEQVGYLAIVPNGPKQLATFTWEFDASEEALITGFRVLADGEEICVTADTSARAMSCTILKPTQQTVFTIVAAGNENEESKESNSLTYIP